One genomic region from Deltaproteobacteria bacterium encodes:
- the gspG gene encoding type II secretion system major pseudopilin GspG, protein MKTHVSLRDRRGFTLIEILVVMVIIGLLAALVGPRLFPKLGKSKLAAAKAQIELLGQGLDQYRLDVGKYPTTQEGLQALVENPGIDKWDGPYLKKKVPTDPWGNEYYYQQPGDNGEYDLVSYGRDGTTGGEGEDSDVKSWE, encoded by the coding sequence ATGAAAACACACGTATCGTTGAGAGACAGGCGGGGTTTCACCCTCATCGAGATCCTGGTGGTCATGGTGATCATCGGGCTGCTTGCGGCCCTGGTGGGGCCGCGCCTCTTCCCGAAGCTGGGGAAGAGCAAGCTGGCCGCCGCAAAGGCCCAGATCGAGCTCCTCGGCCAGGGGCTCGACCAGTACAGGCTCGATGTGGGCAAGTACCCCACGACCCAGGAGGGGCTGCAGGCCCTCGTGGAGAACCCGGGCATCGACAAGTGGGACGGGCCGTACCTGAAGAAGAAGGTCCCCACCGACCCCTGGGGGAACGAATACTACTACCAGCAGCCCGGCGACAACGGCGAGTATGACCTCGTTTCCTACGGCAGGGACGGGACGACCGGGGGAGAGGGCGAAGACAGCGACGTAAAGAGCTGGGAGTAG